The sequence tTGTTTAACTAATATAACCTAATCGTTTCCATTTTTTGACCATATAGTAGCTATGTATACAATAGACGACTTAGGTATCACATCAAAGTGTCGTGTCTTGGTCTTGATTCGGTGGCAGTTTATTTTTCCATCAGTACAGTGATCCTGGACCGCTGGGCGCGCCGTATCCTGTGGATGGAGATGGGGAGCCGTACGTGTCCGATGGGATCGACGGAGACGGACTCGCAGGGGCTCCGTACTCGGATGCCACCGAGTTGGGGTAGCCTTCTTGTTTCTGAAATAGTAAAAGAAAACGTAAATATCGTCATCGCcgagtttttaaaacaattattttaataatatttatcaaaattgatTACACGGTACCGTTGGTTTGGTTGAATTTTGTACTTGTTTTTACGAAAAGTGAGTGCACAAAATTCCCGTTCTACGTTAATACGGAGGGGGTGGgtcgtatttataattttttcacctATACGATTTCTTACATAATTtttcgattaataataatgatgacaatagatattatgtaattgaTAATGCCGTTAACcactatactaaataattatcaataatacatataacccTCTCATTTCTGGTTGtgcgatatacatatatatgtatatatatatatacataatatactgttcGTGAATAGatcatatagtattttaaataatttttttaaggcaGCCCTCCCAGATCATTGatttgtgagtgtgtgtgtgggggggggggggcaaccGTGTACCGTCGATGTCAATCGGTGTAATAATTCATTGATGTAATAACAACGACGACAATCGATAATCACCTGGGTCTTGTATCTGATGAAGTACACTTCCGGTTTAGACGGCTGCGTGGGCGCGGGCGTCGGGATGTGGATCTCGGGTGCTTCGTCCGGTTTCTTCACCAGCACGTAGATGAGCGTTTTCTGCTCGGCCGGTGGCGCGATCGCCGGTATATCCGGAACGGTGGGTGGCGGCGGCGTGGGCGCCTTAATGAACACGATCTTGTAGTGTTTTtgcggtggtggcggcggttGCACAGGCTTCTTCGGAGCGTAGTACGTGGGCTCTGGGGGCGGAACGTGCACGTACACGTGCTTGTGTATGACGGGCGCCTGTTGCGGTGGCCCGTATTGCGGTGGTGGGCCGCCACTCGGGTACGGTCCGCTGCTACTGCCACCACTGATCGGCGCCGCGTAGCTGTCCAGCGTGAGCCCGGGGAATCCGCCACCGCCTCCGCCGAAACCGGTGAGCGGCGCTTCGGGTCGGCCCAGGCCTCGGCCAACTGCTAGCAACACCTGTGGAAAACACACGACAAAAATGTTAACCGTTCTAGTTtgctatataggtaggtatatcggGTAAACGATGATGAGTAGtagttaaaattggtttttgtgggattataaattttgttttggcGCGTTTCAATCGGAGAAGTCGCTTATTCATACCGTACACTCCTTGGGTTAAACGTTATTTCAatcgaatcattattataattaaataaatttttttgtttctgcCCATTTTAagaaggttttttttttgttgccagaactataaaataactgttaatttttaaacttcttTTATTCTGATATCAACTGTACactgttaatacttaataggtacAATATCATAATGTTCAATAAATGAATGtccaataaatgtatttaactgtcATTAAACAAATTCACACATGCCCACAaccatatatgtacatataactatatattatagtgtactatttaaaatccaatttattggatttaattgataaactatttaacttaactttaactttttaaatatttaatataacttatataattacaaaattacacaTATGGAATGAAGACAGTAGTCATTTTGGAAATTCGGAGAGGGGGTGGTATCACGGTGAGTGTCTCTTCTAACATCACATTTTAATCCATGTCTATGTCCATTATCGTTGAATTTGAAAACGATTTTTAGATTGCtcacattaatttattgaacaatattgCAAGGCGATTAGTATAATTCTATAGTAATATTGTACCATATGCTGTTAGTAATACAGGCGCAAACGCAGGGGGGTTTAGGTGTTTTATACCCCCTCCGAAATAGGAACAAAAAATAGATTACCCGGCCTACAAAttaatagtatgatatttatgtacatttattcaaCCCCCCCCCCACACGAACATTTTTTCCTGCGTTCGCGCCTGTAGTAATAACTTTCAAATAACTGTTTAGAAAATAGAAAAGTTACCTCTTCAAAATACCATTAAGACTCGAATTCTTATTTATATAGGCTATAGCGAAGGTCTTGTATGAAACTTtttgaaagataaaaaaaaaaaatagaaaccaTCTTTTCAAGACTATAAAgatcgttttatattatatatttaacgctTGACTCTTCGCGTTTAAGCTAACGGCTGTAGTCGATTGACTATGCAAATGAAATGTTTCCAtcgatcaaaaataaattacgtattAACAGTTTTTATTCACGACGGTCGTATACCCGTGTGTATACTCGcattatactatacgtattaCACGTAAGCGGTTTTCGTCGACCGGAAAATGGAAACGATTATTATATCGCTATTATTACATAATCATATTCACATTATTAATACGACGTGTTTTGATCCGTTCGGCCGGTGTACAATAAACTGCGTGgagaacataattttatttttatataataatattctcaaaaCGAATCGAAAGTGCTCGTCGAAAAcatgataatacaataaattatgtattatatgattGTGCTTTACGCGTACAAATCATTTGCCGGCAGCCAATATCACGAAGAAGCAGTCggtttgtgtttaataatataataaaacatgataatatattgttattgcgtTCGAAATTCGGGCCCGAAAATGCGTTTAAGACGGCACACACAAAGGTCGGAAATACGACGAATAAAACATGTCGACCGATTTCCGACGAAACGCGTTTGAGTTCTTATACGCTATCTCTCCGGGAGCAATAcgatttattatatacgattttatACGAGCGACTACTCATACGTCGGACAACACACTGCGCGATCCGCAACGAATGATAAATTCGATGTCCaccgcgtataatataataatattataagtataacaataaaatgatcATTTGTACAATCGTAACTACGGGTTTTATGTCTCGGTGATATTATATTCTCGCGTGTATCGATCAACGACGATTGCgattgtaaaattgttattattatatcctttTACGAACGGGGTGGCCGAACGAAAACATTATCTGCAGAATCCGCCGCCGGGGATCGCTGGATTAACGTTTGAAACCACACTTTTCCGCTAATGTTTGGTCGGCATATAATTTGGCATTCATTAGATCGGGGTCTATATTTTCAGATCACACATATTTTGGTACGACACGCTTTGCCCTTTTTactcaactataaaaatatcgtaatacgtgtacatttttttagtctttatgcatagtacgtagtcttgtttaaatttataaaaaaaaatctaattataatttacaattacatattacacgtcataatatttaattttaaatacaggcGCAACCAGGTGACGTTTTACGGATAGCTGTTTAAAGACACTTCGACAACTGTTttcaaataaaacgaaaaagacAAATCGAAGAACGATTATACAAATGTGAGTGTTTtggtttacctatataatataatatatatatacatatacataatatatattatatagtatatacgtatattataatgatgctatgtcatttattgtatttaccGTAAATTAATGCGATAAATATATTTCGAGAGTACCgttggtatatttttaagacCTTTGTGATTACTAGTAGATGTTATCACTGAACTCAAGtccatacaaatttaaaacgatttttgtgtttcctaatatatatataagtatatccaATACTGTATGTGATTCATGCTATATCTACACAGTacacagtattatattttgataccgTCTACCACAGCCAACGTTTAACTTTACACTTTTTTTACATCAGCAATAGACTAGTCTACACTTAAATTTGGTTTGAAAATAGAGTCAACCCATTGGTCCATTGGGCGCCCTTTTAGATCTGGTGCCCTCGGACAGGTGCTCCAGGTTGCCCCGTGTGTAGATCCGCCACTGATTATATTTGTGTTGGTGaaatacttatcagttatcacaatGTATATACGTCGCATATGGTTAAGTTTGGTAAGACTTTATTTTATGCGCGCGTGTGTATAGGTTGTAAGGTTGTTATACACAGttaacgtttattttatatatctgtgtTGTTATATGACAGTTGGTTAATCGATTTAAATATACGACAAAATTGTGAAAACTATTGATTTGATATCATCCCTCTCACACTTTGATTCCTTTCCAATTTGTCTCCGTAACTCCATTACCCGTGCCATATTCAAATCCGTGACGTGAttgctatattatttactagCGGAGTTCGTTAATTTTGCATTTCGTTTCTTTTTAACTACTGAGCGGAACGCGgtacatataatacaacatggtattatacgtatacctatagaatatatttatacagatataCGATATTGGACCGTTATAGTATAGAcgcttatatattttgttttctcatCTTAGCTTATCAGGAAAAAAACGTCAAAAGAAAAAAGTACTGAACTAACCGAATGGAGtcattagaattatttatattattataaataataaatccaaATATACGTAAACTCTCTTCTCGTTTGGTCGTTCACTCTACTCCCGTTCACATCTGAAAATTAGGTCCACAGCTATATAGTTTTGCATTAGCGCTATAAAAGTGATTTTcattactaaatagtaaatatatagtatatattataatatattattatgtatagacagCTAGCTAATAGTTTTTCCACGTTAgcaatataacatatatctaTGTGAGATATCCTCCGGAAAATCGCGATGGACCATCatctacttatataatatcatatatatcgaTAAGGCATCGAGGCGACGGTTACGTCGAATTTATCGTTTGCTCGGGTTCGTCGAATTTATTGCACAGATATTGTGCTGCTGctgttatatacataataaataataatgtattccgATGTACCGTCCGACGTTAAGGtactataatgaatattatataaaatacacattactGCAAGTTGTAATGATAAATATTCTCaaagaaaaatttacaaaacaatataaaaaacgaTTGAATCATACAGCATGTGACGTCTACGACAAGAGCATTATCGCGATCTTCTGCGCAACTGCAATCGTACAGATAATTTTGACtggaccatattattattatgattgtttattgtaatattatacgttatgaCAAAAAACTACGCGTGTCATTATCAGAAGTCAGAATTTACaaacaattcaaaattgtataagacAACTTGTT is a genomic window of Rhopalosiphum padi isolate XX-2018 chromosome 4, ASM2088224v1, whole genome shotgun sequence containing:
- the LOC132929589 gene encoding uncharacterized protein LOC132929589, translated to MATWCSAVMVLLAVGRGLGRPEAPLTGFGGGGGGFPGLTLDSYAAPISGGSSSGPYPSGGPPPQYGPPQQAPVIHKHVYVHVPPPEPTYYAPKKPVQPPPPPQKHYKIVFIKAPTPPPPTVPDIPAIAPPAEQKTLIYVLVKKPDEAPEIHIPTPAPTQPSKPEVYFIRYKTQKQEGYPNSVASEYGAPASPSPSIPSDTYGSPSPSTGYGAPSGPGSLY